From a region of the Erythrobacter neustonensis genome:
- a CDS encoding FGGY-family carbohydrate kinase — translation MQAGSTIVIDLGKTLSKVSLWDAQGRMLDRQVRPNAPVEDGGIRRLDAPGIGEWLVAALAAYAGHPVTSIVPVGHGAGLAALVDDALAFLPLDYEQPIPPVFMAAYREQRDPFAITGSPPLPDGLNIGSQLWWLERLEPEAMARATLLPWAQYWAWFLTGSAVSEVTSLGCHSDLWAPQEGDFAPMAKCLGWAERFAPLARAGDVVGTLRPEITARTGLSPSVSVLAGLHDSNAALLAARGFAEIADNEATVLSTGTWFVAMRLPAAPVATADLPEARDCLVNVDAFGHPVPSARFMGGREIETLIERDTRRVDIKPDQPALLAAVPEVLAHPRMILPTLARGFGPFPDGTFDWINRPTHWDERRAAASLYAALVADTALNLIGSSGRLIIEGRFAEAEVFVRALAALRPDTAVFTANAHNDVSFGALRLIDPGLEPSGELIRVASLPQDLTPYRTRWHAEIAAAAKRPAP, via the coding sequence GTGCAGGCAGGTTCAACCATCGTCATCGATCTCGGCAAGACGCTGAGCAAGGTGAGCCTGTGGGATGCGCAAGGGCGGATGCTTGACCGGCAGGTGCGCCCCAATGCGCCGGTCGAGGATGGCGGCATCCGGAGACTCGATGCACCCGGAATCGGCGAGTGGCTGGTCGCAGCGCTCGCGGCCTATGCCGGGCACCCCGTCACCAGCATCGTCCCGGTGGGTCATGGCGCAGGGTTGGCGGCGCTGGTGGATGATGCCCTCGCCTTCCTGCCGCTCGATTACGAACAGCCGATCCCGCCCGTCTTCATGGCTGCCTACCGCGAACAGCGCGATCCTTTCGCCATCACCGGATCGCCGCCGCTGCCCGATGGGCTGAATATCGGCAGCCAATTGTGGTGGCTGGAGCGGCTAGAGCCTGAAGCCATGGCGCGCGCCACGCTGCTGCCTTGGGCGCAATACTGGGCGTGGTTCCTGACCGGCAGTGCGGTGAGCGAAGTGACTAGCCTCGGCTGCCATTCCGATCTGTGGGCGCCGCAGGAGGGTGACTTCGCGCCGATGGCCAAGTGTCTGGGCTGGGCAGAGCGGTTCGCGCCGCTGGCGCGCGCGGGCGATGTGGTCGGAACCTTGCGGCCCGAGATTACCGCAAGGACCGGCCTTTCACCGAGCGTCAGCGTGCTGGCGGGCCTGCACGATTCCAACGCCGCGCTGCTCGCCGCGCGCGGGTTTGCCGAGATTGCCGATAACGAGGCGACGGTGCTGTCCACCGGCACATGGTTTGTCGCCATGCGCCTGCCCGCCGCCCCCGTCGCCACGGCCGATCTGCCCGAAGCGCGCGATTGCCTCGTCAATGTCGACGCATTCGGCCACCCCGTCCCCTCGGCCCGCTTTATGGGCGGGCGCGAGATCGAGACGCTGATCGAGCGCGACACTCGGCGGGTCGATATCAAGCCCGATCAGCCCGCATTGCTTGCCGCCGTACCCGAGGTGCTGGCGCATCCGCGGATGATCCTGCCCACCCTCGCCCGCGGCTTTGGCCCCTTCCCCGATGGCACCTTCGACTGGATCAACCGCCCCACCCATTGGGACGAGCGGCGTGCGGCCGCGAGCCTCTATGCCGCGCTGGTGGCCGACACCGCACTCAACCTGATCGGATCGTCGGGGCGGCTGATCATCGAAGGCCGCTTTGCCGAAGCCGAAGTGTTCGTCCGCGCGCTCGCCGCCTTGCGCCCGGACACCGCCGTGTTCACCGCCAATGCGCATAATGACGTGTCCTTCGGCGCGCTGCGACTGATCGATCCGGGGCTTGAACCATCGGGCGAGCTCATCCGCGTCGCGTCGCTGCCGCAAGACCTCACCCCCTACCGGACGCGCTGGCACGCCGAGATTGCCGCCGCCGCCAAGAGACCCGCACCATGA
- the lldD gene encoding FMN-dependent L-lactate dehydrogenase LldD: MIAASIADFRELARRRLPHFLFEYIDGGSYSETTLRRNVEDLRDIAPRQRVLRDVSALDLSTELFGQRLSLPVILGPVGLAGMNARRGECQAVRAAEAAGVPFTLSTVSACGLDEVAAAATKPFWFQLYMTRDRGFMRELLAEAREVGCNALVFTVDMPVPGSRYRDYHSGLAGAPGIKGAIRRTWQGAMKPGWAWDVGVMGRPHGLGNVMRKLEGRTGIEDFFAWMRNNFDSSIAWADLDFIRSEWRGPLIIKGLLDAEDSVEAANLGADGIIVSNHGGRQLDGVPSTARALPAIADAVGERLTVLADGGVRSGLDVVRLLALGAKGVLLGRPWVFALAAQGQKGVEHMLRLIEAEMRVAMTLTGVTSIADIDRSILVPEAGQPRAARP; this comes from the coding sequence ATGATCGCCGCCTCGATTGCCGACTTCCGCGAACTCGCCCGTCGCCGCCTGCCGCACTTCCTGTTCGAGTATATCGACGGCGGTTCCTACTCCGAGACGACGCTGCGCCGGAATGTCGAGGATTTGCGCGATATTGCCCCGCGCCAGCGGGTGCTGCGCGATGTCTCCGCGCTTGACCTGTCGACCGAACTGTTCGGCCAGCGGCTTAGCCTGCCGGTGATCCTCGGCCCCGTCGGCCTTGCCGGGATGAACGCGCGGCGGGGAGAGTGTCAGGCGGTGCGCGCGGCAGAGGCGGCGGGGGTGCCGTTCACGCTGTCGACCGTATCGGCCTGCGGCCTGGACGAGGTGGCGGCGGCTGCCACAAAGCCCTTCTGGTTCCAGCTCTACATGACCCGCGACCGCGGCTTCATGCGCGAGCTTCTGGCCGAGGCGCGCGAGGTTGGGTGCAACGCGCTGGTATTCACCGTCGACATGCCGGTGCCCGGAAGCCGTTATCGCGACTACCATTCAGGCCTAGCCGGAGCGCCGGGGATCAAGGGCGCAATCCGCCGCACATGGCAGGGCGCGATGAAACCCGGCTGGGCGTGGGATGTGGGCGTGATGGGCCGCCCCCACGGGCTCGGCAATGTCATGCGCAAGCTGGAAGGGCGCACGGGGATCGAGGATTTCTTCGCTTGGATGCGCAACAATTTCGACAGCTCGATTGCGTGGGCAGATCTCGATTTCATCCGTTCGGAATGGCGCGGGCCGCTGATCATCAAAGGCTTGCTTGATGCCGAGGATTCGGTGGAGGCCGCCAATCTGGGGGCGGACGGGATTATCGTTTCCAACCACGGCGGGCGGCAACTGGACGGGGTCCCCTCCACCGCCCGCGCTCTGCCCGCAATTGCCGATGCGGTGGGGGAAAGGCTGACGGTGCTGGCTGATGGCGGGGTGCGTTCGGGGCTGGATGTGGTGCGCTTGCTGGCGCTCGGGGCCAAGGGCGTGCTGCTGGGCCGCCCTTGGGTTTTCGCCCTCGCCGCGCAGGGGCAGAAGGGCGTCGAACATATGCTGCGCCTGATCGAGGCCGAGATGAGGGTCGCCATGACGCTGACCGGCGTGACCTCGATCGCCGACATCGACCGTTCGATCCTCGTGCCCGAGGCTGGTCAGCCGCGCGCGGCCCGTCCATAA
- a CDS encoding DeoR/GlpR family DNA-binding transcription regulator → MHAAERQKRILEALRPTGFVSYRDLEILLDASPATIRRDLARMDDEGVIARVHGGAKLPESGDARLMGTPFDQNITRNLATKQAIGKAAAALCAPGEGVMIDGGTTTLQMCPHLDGLGLQVLTNSLHIVNALLPQVATRILLPSGAVFREQNIILAPAGEDSMPRFHAPRLFMGAAAVGPQGAMQADPVLVAAERRLIDRAEEVILLVDSSKFVSRSGTIVCGLDEVDILITDAGIDAGSRAMIEQAGARLIIA, encoded by the coding sequence ATGCACGCGGCAGAACGGCAGAAACGGATCTTGGAAGCGCTGCGGCCCACCGGCTTTGTCAGCTACCGCGATCTTGAAATCCTGCTCGATGCCTCGCCCGCGACGATCCGGCGCGATTTGGCACGGATGGATGATGAGGGCGTTATCGCGCGGGTGCATGGCGGGGCGAAGCTTCCCGAAAGCGGCGACGCGCGGCTGATGGGGACGCCCTTCGATCAGAACATCACCCGCAATCTCGCTACCAAGCAGGCGATCGGCAAGGCGGCGGCTGCTCTGTGCGCGCCGGGCGAAGGGGTGATGATCGACGGCGGCACCACCACCTTGCAGATGTGCCCGCATCTGGATGGGCTGGGCCTTCAGGTACTCACCAACTCGCTCCACATCGTGAATGCGCTGCTCCCACAGGTCGCCACCCGTATCCTGCTGCCATCGGGCGCGGTGTTCCGCGAACAGAACATCATCCTTGCGCCCGCTGGCGAGGATTCGATGCCGCGCTTTCACGCCCCGCGCCTGTTCATGGGGGCCGCCGCTGTCGGCCCGCAGGGCGCGATGCAGGCCGATCCCGTGCTGGTCGCCGCCGAACGCCGCCTGATCGACCGCGCCGAGGAAGTGATCCTGCTGGTCGACAGTTCCAAATTCGTTTCACGCTCGGGCACGATCGTGTGCGGGCTGGACGAGGTCGATATCCTGATCACCGATGCGGGGATCGATGCCGGCAGCCGCGCCATGATCGAGCAGGCCGGAGCGCGGCTGATCATCGCCTGA